The sequence TGGGGAaagacagtgtatcccatcaatccttttcccaccttccggatctacaacgccttttgttgacgctgctcagctactcggtcgtggatataccggttgtcacgccctggtataccctggcctttgcttgacacgaacagcattttaccgaacggagatcacccgttaggcccttACTGTCCATGGTTTTGAACAGATCCTTCCGAAACCATGAGACTCACCGAAAGAAAAAttcctcacgaatgtttacatattgacaacaattatttccacccctttaacctcaccaagggaattactcacacatagcagtAAATATAAatgcaaaattaattaaacataacaTGTAACAAAAGGGAAATGCTTGAATAGAAGAAATAGTACCTAAGACCACGAGCCTTAATCTTGTTCTTACTCGGATTGAAAACGGAAATGATAAAATACTGGAAATGTAAATTGTATAAATGCCACAACTCGGCAGAAATTAGAGTAATAAACTAAGTAAAACAAAAGTTCAGTGGGGCCAGAGTTTTTTCACGCAGCACATCTTCATCCTTTTATACTGCCAAACGGTGGAgggctaaccctagctgcgccagcttcatatcttcatcgagatcttctttcattttttagcgcaatccttgattgatccgattggaGATATCTTCCAGCTGCATGCTGTAGTCAACCTTCCTCCTTTCCAGATTCttccagctccttctccgtTCTTCCACATTCTTCCATCAAATCTTCGGGATTCACTTTTCTTTCTTGGCTTCGGCTGTCTGCTTATCCttgtagtggtcagacggattgcttcatTCGGTTtgactcataccaggtgggttgcttcggATTCCCATACCGCAAGTTAGACTTGAGAAGTACTGCGCCtaggctccatgctggtaaacatgacattgcaatctgggcttggtaatgccattctgaccacatttcttccgtttccacTCCACTGGATCTTTCTTCCTTGACAACAAGGTTTTCCCCTGGACGGACCTAAACTGACACAAACAAaggagaaaaatagggccaaatggcccaaaagtcaaagacgcatcacacctacacacttaaaccatacttgccctcaaaTATGTGGGTGGactcacagaagacacggacgaaaagatGAAAGGGAAGAAATAAAACTTCAAGACACAAGACTTGCACAAACATCAGGTTCAGATCATactaacatgcatcattcagttatGTCAAAACCACAGACCAGAGAGTAATGAAGATGCATAAAGTACGATAGTAGCTTATCTCTCACTCATGTATATAGCTAAGTGTATACACTCGTGCTATGTTGTACCAGTTCTTCTATGAGTTTGATTGAAAACTACAAGTAAGCATACTAGCATGACTCATCAGAGGGGCTTTcatttggttgtaatggggcatacGGAGCAGAGGTGAGATATGTATAGTTAAGTAGCTTATTCAGTATCACCCATACCCAGTATGTGTATTCAGTAAAACCACAACCAACTTTTCATTCCCCTGTTTTAGTAGGGACCAGCCATTCTTCGATTTTTGGCAACATtttatcatcaatttttttgtgcccagattttctttcttctgttCAATTCCTTGTTTACCATTTCATGCACAATAACGATTCTTCCTTTTTCATTTAATCTCATCAATAAataggttcaagaaagaataaATTCGACTCAAATTGACACAACAAGGGATTTTATCGTATTTATCAACAAAGAAAATTATGGGGCCCTAATCAAAGAAATATGCCCTATTCATGCAAGTCAACACTAGCAGTAGAAGTTTTCAAACAAAATCCAGAGTTCCTAGTACAGCAAAGTCTCACCAAAAGCATGCGATTTTCACAAATATGGCTATGATCTCACTGGTGGGGTACTATCTGTAAGCTCACAACTACTATCATGCACATCATTCTCATCCACCAAATCACACCACAGCCAAAAACACGCATGCATACTCTCATCACCATCAATCAGTGCAAGTAGGACTCGACTCAAACAAAGACTCTAATGACactaaaacataaaatcaaaagataaaaaaaacctaatctaaaagTTCAGGGTAAGAAAACTTAATTGTCTTGGTCGGAGGATCCCTCCTCCGCATTCAGCCGGTCCATGATTGTCTTAAAGCCAACTTCCATTGCTTCCCTCAGGGTTGTTATCTCTGCGCTCAGCATCAACAGCTCATCCTTCACCTCTTTAAGCTCAGCCATCAACATGACACCCTCGCTACTGACAAGGCGGGGTGCATCCTGCTCTTGTGGCCTCCTCGGTTCTGGCCTGGCCGCTGCTCCCTCTGGGTACACCAAACGGTACCTCCCGCTCTCATCAGCCTCAACCACCATCCAACGCACAAATCTGTCGAGGTCTAGAAAGCGATTTTCAGCCAGGGCGGTGTCATCAGAGTTCTCTTCGTCGAAGTTGGTGATCTTCTCCGCCAGGATGGTCACTAGTGGGCATAGAGAGAGGAACTTGTTAGTATGGGTGACCCCATACTGGAATTGCAGTGCCACGgtgaacccaaagttcaccctTCTCTTCTCCGTCATGCACCACAACAGGAAGACCTCCTGTTGAGTGACCACATTAGAACCCTCCAGCCGGCCATAAATGTTGTAGGCCAGCCACCACCGATGACAAATCTGCAGGGCAGGGTCACGAATCTCGTTTGACATGCTGCTGTTTTTGACATATTTGGTTCCGGTAGACAACATCGACCAGTAGTGGTCAATCCGACTTCTCCACTCTGGTTAGGCTATAGTTTCTACTTGCTTGTACTCTTCTTCATAAATATTCCTAGCTTCAATCACCCTGAGGTGGATGTTCAGCTCATTGATCGAAAGTGGGAACATCCTACTTCGCAACTGGAATCGCAAAGTACCCGGGGTCTCAATCATGTAGTTTCTTTTGGGCTTAAATTCAACAGTGCCCATGAATTCCTCCGTCAGCTTCTGGAATGCCTTCGGGTTCCACTCCAATACCTTCTTCCAACCTATCCCATCAAAATAGCCTTCCACTCTCTCTTTTATCCCCAACTCCTCCAGAGCTTCATTAACCAAAAAGTACCAAGGGGTAATTTCCCTGTTCTGAAGTATGGCTTACCTTTGGCTGTCTCTCGGTATGACTGCTCCTGAAGTAGTAGGGCGCACCAAGCCCTTTTGCTTTGTAAATTTCAGTTTTGCAGTAGTGGCTGTACTGGAGGTGGGTTTCTTTGGCGCCAAAACTTCATCCGACTTAGAGCTTTCCACAGTTTCAGTCCTCTCTGGATCTTCCTCGTCTTGCTTGCCCTTTCCCTTTTCAGCGGGAGTTGCTTTCTTAGCCTTGCTCTGAACTTCCTTGCCCTTCGTCTTACTTTCGGCTGCCGCCGGTTTGGTTTTCGTGGGCAGATGAGGCTTGGTGACATCCAACTTTCTCTTTGCTCCGATTTTCACCACCTTGCTCTGGGGTGTGGAAGCCTCCACTTCTGTCTCGTGGGTGGCctcctctccttcttcttctccttcctcgGACTCCGTCGTCGTCTTTCCTTCTTCAAAAGATGGCGCAGGTTTCAGTGGTGCAGGGAGTACTGGAGTGACTTCCCGCTCCTTGGCAGCTTGAGCGGGGGTTGATTTCTTCAGAGTTTTTCTCGGCTTCTTTATCGATGGGGTAGGTGCGGGCTGTTCTTCCTCAACTGGCTTTTCCGGTGCCTCGATCATCTCTTCTGAGGTTTCTTTCTCAACCTCATGCTCTTCCATGGCAGGAACATCTTCCAGCCCTTTTTGCTCCGTCTGAATGGTCACGATTGGCTCTTCGGTAACTTTGATAGAAGTTTCCTCGGAGGTAGTCCGCCTAGTAGTTCGTTTCGTCAAAGGTCGGGGTTTGGTGGTCTTTTTCCTCGCTGGAGGTTGAGTGCTTCCAGAACCAGTTTCTCGTTTAGTCTTTGCCATTGCGAAATTTTGGAATTGGGAAAGTATTTGAAAAGTTAGGGTTTTTGGTGGCAAATGAGGGAACTCGGTGGTTTTTAAGGTAGTAGCAGCGGTTACCAAATTTAAAGGTGGGGGGAGTGGTGGAGATCGTGTGTAGCAGTTATGGAGATTTAGGGTTTTGGGAGAAGTGGAGAGAAGTGTTTAAGGGACGTGAGGATGACGGTTATGgtagaattttaaattaaggaaagaaaaatctttccaaaattcgaattttaaatttcCTTGGAAAACCCAAACGTTTCCGTCCCATCATGTCAGACGGC comes from Salvia miltiorrhiza cultivar Shanhuang (shh) chromosome 3, IMPLAD_Smil_shh, whole genome shotgun sequence and encodes:
- the LOC131018757 gene encoding uncharacterized protein LOC131018757; this translates as MAKTKRETGSGSTQPPARKKTTKPRPLTKRTTRRTTSEETSIKVTEEPIVTIQTEQKGLEDVPAMEEHEVEKETSEEMIEAPEKPVEEEQPAPTPSIKKPRKTLKKSTPAQAAKEREVTPVLPAPLKPAPSFEEGKTTTESEEGEEEGEEATHETEVEASTPQSKVVKIGAKRKLDVTKPHLPTKTKPAAAESKTKGKEVQSKAKKATPAEKGKGKQDEEDPERTETVESSKSDEVLAPKKPTSTLEELGIKERVEGYFDGIGWKKVLEWNPKAFQKLTEEFMGTVEFKPKRNYMIETPGTLRFQLRSRMFPLSINELNIHLRVIEARNIYEEEYKQVETIA